A window of Pseudodesulfovibrio hydrargyri contains these coding sequences:
- a CDS encoding response regulator, which translates to MPARVLLVDDEKGFVDTMAKRLENRGYTVGVAYDGPQALDALDKGDIFFDVVVLDVKMPGMDGNEALKRIKAAHPLVEVIMLTGHATVESAIEGMKSGAFDYLMKPCDLESLTAKIGEAQGRKEAHENKILEARARHIVLRRGD; encoded by the coding sequence ATGCCTGCCAGAGTATTGCTCGTGGACGATGAAAAGGGTTTTGTGGACACCATGGCCAAGCGGTTGGAGAACCGGGGCTACACCGTGGGCGTGGCCTACGACGGCCCGCAGGCGCTTGACGCCCTGGACAAGGGCGACATCTTCTTCGACGTGGTCGTCCTGGACGTCAAGATGCCGGGCATGGACGGCAACGAGGCCCTGAAGCGGATCAAGGCCGCCCACCCCCTGGTGGAGGTGATCATGCTGACCGGCCACGCCACCGTGGAGTCGGCCATCGAGGGCATGAAGTCCGGGGCTTTCGATTACCTGATGAAGCCGTGCGACCTGGAAAGCCTGACGGCCAAGATCGGCGAGGCCCAGGGCAGGAAGGAGGCCCACGAGAACAAGATCCTCGAGGCCCGGGCCAGGCACATCGTCCTGCGCCGGGGCGATTAG
- a CDS encoding sensor histidine kinase, with amino-acid sequence MPAGQTVRGAPNAEWSGFMSDAHYYQGLAKSMMFTIILVSFAPLLVVVLIAGYQYSVAYEEKVEAHLRELVLKHDQTIDSYLDEKMAEIRVLAKVIDLGRLATPEGIRALHDALTLGHGTDFVDLGLIDEHGIQVAYSGPFRLQGLDYSREPWFKAVREKTVHVSDVGLGMRGVPHFIIALRMRAEGREWVLRSTLDFIAFNRLVEDIRIGETGMAYIVNREGEFQTTPRRDMTAEAPFLRELARSLTGSADQVHGRAAMAVMDNPATGRETIFVTSPIKGGDWLMVYQQDTADAFATLNRSRDLAIGILFLGGLAITVMAFLMSRRMARKVERADAAKEILNEQVIEAGKLASVGELAAGIAHEINNPVAIMVEEAGWIQDLLEEGLSRDDNEREVQRALNQIRTQGGRCKEITHKLLSFARKIDPTVMSFDLNELVREIAELSGQRAKYANVVIETSLGDNIAPIEASPSEMQQVFLNLVNNAIDAMDPGGGDLDIITRQEGDTVLALVSDTGSGIPEANLSRIFDPFFTTKPVGKGTGLGLSIIYGIINKLGGTITVDSAVGRGTTFTISLPAGKNGGGDAPDGAGTPEA; translated from the coding sequence GTGCCTGCCGGACAGACGGTCCGGGGCGCGCCCAACGCCGAATGGAGCGGGTTCATGTCCGATGCGCACTATTACCAGGGTCTGGCCAAGAGCATGATGTTCACCATCATCCTGGTCTCCTTCGCCCCCTTGCTCGTGGTGGTGCTCATCGCCGGATACCAGTACAGCGTGGCCTACGAGGAGAAGGTCGAGGCGCACCTGCGCGAGCTGGTCCTCAAACACGACCAGACCATCGACTCCTACCTGGACGAGAAAATGGCCGAGATCAGGGTCCTGGCCAAGGTCATCGACCTTGGGCGTCTGGCCACGCCCGAGGGCATCAGGGCCCTGCACGACGCCCTGACCCTGGGACACGGCACCGATTTCGTGGATCTCGGGCTGATCGACGAGCACGGCATCCAGGTGGCCTATTCCGGCCCGTTCAGGCTGCAGGGGCTGGATTACTCCCGCGAGCCGTGGTTCAAGGCCGTGCGCGAGAAGACGGTTCACGTCAGCGACGTGGGGCTGGGCATGCGCGGCGTGCCGCACTTCATCATCGCCCTGCGCATGCGCGCCGAAGGCCGCGAGTGGGTCCTGCGCTCCACCCTGGATTTCATCGCCTTCAACCGGCTGGTGGAGGACATCCGCATCGGCGAGACCGGCATGGCCTACATCGTCAACCGCGAGGGCGAGTTCCAGACAACCCCGCGCCGTGACATGACCGCCGAGGCCCCGTTCCTGCGCGAGCTGGCCCGGTCCCTGACCGGAAGCGCCGACCAGGTGCACGGCCGGGCGGCCATGGCGGTCATGGACAACCCGGCCACCGGCCGCGAGACCATCTTCGTGACCAGCCCGATCAAGGGCGGGGACTGGCTGATGGTCTACCAGCAGGACACGGCCGACGCCTTCGCCACCCTGAACCGCAGCCGCGATCTGGCCATCGGCATCCTGTTTCTGGGCGGCCTGGCCATCACGGTCATGGCCTTTCTCATGAGTCGCCGCATGGCCCGCAAGGTGGAGCGGGCGGACGCGGCCAAGGAGATCTTGAACGAGCAGGTCATCGAAGCGGGCAAGCTGGCCAGCGTCGGCGAACTGGCCGCGGGCATCGCCCACGAGATCAACAACCCGGTGGCCATCATGGTCGAGGAGGCGGGCTGGATTCAGGACCTCCTGGAGGAGGGGTTGTCCAGGGACGACAACGAGCGCGAGGTCCAGCGGGCGTTGAACCAGATCCGCACCCAGGGCGGGCGCTGCAAGGAGATCACCCACAAGCTGCTGTCCTTCGCCCGTAAGATCGACCCCACGGTCATGTCGTTCGACCTCAACGAGCTGGTCCGGGAGATCGCCGAGCTGTCCGGACAGCGGGCCAAGTACGCCAACGTGGTCATCGAGACCAGCCTGGGTGACAACATCGCGCCCATCGAGGCCAGCCCGTCCGAGATGCAGCAGGTCTTCCTCAACCTGGTCAACAACGCCATCGACGCCATGGACCCGGGCGGCGGCGACCTGGACATCATCACCCGCCAGGAGGGCGACACGGTCCTGGCCCTGGTCTCGGACACCGGCTCCGGCATCCCCGAGGCCAACCTGTCGCGCATCTTCGATCCGTTTTTCACCACCAAGCCCGTGGGCAAGGGGACCGGGCTCGGCCTGTCCATCATCTACGGGATCATCAACAAGTTGGGCGGGACCATCACCGTGGATTCCGCCGTGGGCCGGGGCACCACCTTCACCATCAGCCTGCCCGCCGGAAAAAACGGCGGCGGGGACGCGCCCGACGGGGCCGGGACCCCGGAGGCGTAA
- a CDS encoding response regulator produces the protein MSDALIRVLLVDDELGFLDVLAKRMGKRGYLVTTAGSGAESVRVLRNNDFDVAVLDLKLDDMDGIEVLQIMKKMVPDMPVIMLTGHGSEQAAREGVRSGAFDYLLKPCDLDDLLEKVGEAVAGRR, from the coding sequence ATGTCTGATGCCCTCATCCGCGTGCTCCTGGTCGACGACGAGCTCGGCTTTCTCGACGTGCTGGCCAAGCGCATGGGCAAGCGCGGCTACCTCGTGACCACGGCGGGCAGCGGCGCGGAGTCCGTCCGGGTGCTCCGGAACAATGATTTCGACGTGGCCGTGCTCGATCTCAAGCTGGATGATATGGACGGCATAGAGGTCTTGCAGATAATGAAGAAGATGGTGCCGGACATGCCGGTCATCATGCTCACCGGCCACGGCTCGGAGCAGGCGGCCAGAGAGGGCGTCCGGTCCGGCGCCTTCGACTATCTGCTCAAGCCGTGCGACCTGGACGACCTCCTCGAAAAGGTCGGGGAAGCCGTGGCCGGGCGGCGGTAA
- a CDS encoding response regulator, giving the protein MADIKALLVDDEESFRNTLCKRLKRRGMDVDQAGSGEEALERLAASRPDVVLLDVKMPGMDGLTALHKIKEVDPLIEVVMLTGHASMEIAIRGMELGAFDYLMKPVEFEELLYKLEDAYKRKKYHEDRIAARTGGE; this is encoded by the coding sequence ATGGCCGACATAAAAGCGCTCCTCGTGGACGACGAGGAATCCTTCCGAAACACCCTGTGCAAGCGGCTCAAGCGCCGGGGCATGGACGTGGACCAGGCGGGCTCGGGCGAGGAGGCCCTGGAACGGTTGGCGGCCAGCCGACCGGACGTGGTCCTGCTCGACGTGAAGATGCCCGGCATGGACGGGCTGACCGCCCTGCACAAGATCAAGGAGGTGGACCCGCTCATCGAGGTGGTCATGCTCACGGGCCACGCCAGCATGGAGATAGCCATCCGGGGCATGGAGCTCGGGGCCTTCGACTACCTGATGAAGCCCGTGGAGTTCGAGGAGCTGCTCTACAAGCTCGAGGACGCCTACAAGCGCAAGAAGTACCACGAGGACCGCATCGCGGCCCGGACCGGCGGCGAGTGA
- a CDS encoding DUF748 domain-containing protein, translating into MLSFLDKINIGTPRLRRVAFWLLAAFIAYTLFGFLAAPAIMKSVLVSQVTEATKRETSVGDIYFNPLTFRLELSGLRIKNLKEEGDLLSLNHMEVAPGVSTVWELAPVVSYLKLDGLNVDVTFYGDGKYSISDLLGTPDSVNQKDAEKKPEEKKGAVFPFALYGFELTNSAITFDDRPRQKKHVISDIHLRVPFTSSIEDKVKEFTQPMFTAVVNGDPVELKGKTLPFDKTLLTEFELGAVDVDLHQYWKYVPIKTPLELKTGRFTSDISLFFERPDAQRINLFLGGGGTLTNLELTAPGDGPVFSLKKLAFEMERFSLGDNALIVKRVSMDQPFFKVVRRAGGEINWTDYFPGSEPGTTGPKVKTEADTDSAFVLDVRKFELNDGTMDFRDDLVKGGFKRTFSKLDLSVENLSTREAQTSIFKGSFGAEGFVYLNGETTLDPLAVKATVAGKDLNVPAYGPYINEAQPLVVDSGKLGFSVDIAYRDQDGEPRVTAQNGTLNLAGLAVRKPEAKAPSFTLGALDVSGAALDLAARRVDVAEVKLTGPSAEITREKDGRLDLQRVMDEAAKAGDEIETGQPAETEPEQSPAADDAPETPWTATVKHFVVEDGSADFRDLALKDPARLGIRDFKLDSTDITTEKGADIPFALSGGWTGGGWFSVRGKAALEPLASTGSIRVEKFGLRPLDGYLAEDTDLLVADGQAFAYLGYTFSGGETPKFTLKGSTGLTGLKVKTTFDDAEMAGIDRLDVKGIDFASEPMTLALGEINLDGPRALIHLDKDGRLNVRRALRLPEPAPPAEERTAEGEQPVPVPAAEVKKVEEQTEEKAAEEKPFFETLTVGKIGMQNGQVAFRDESVHPAFATEVTDMALSLTDIGQTEEARPKVDFKAKVGPTPVSVTGVVNPLITPIYSDLAISVNGMELVPLTPYTLKNLAYPIQKGRLYADVTFKTDDWVLDAKNKFFIEQLQLGKKDKRPDAPNIPVEFGLSLLQDSNGDMQLNLPITGRLDDPNFRIGGIVFKAIINLLFKALTSPFSLIGSMFGGGENMDFVVFEPGRAALGAQGEEKLDTVIKALTERRKLKLEVDGVTDPAADTNGLIQAILERKIRQAKYDDLPRSKRAETSVDQVTVAPDEYEDMLYEAYADEPDEEDVKPTTLFVTDRQPVEVMEKFIRDRIQVTDEMLHQLAMERANAVKAYIIAKNPELTDRVFLLDKDDKSAGKTGVPKHRADLGIN; encoded by the coding sequence ATGCTTTCCTTTCTCGATAAGATCAACATAGGCACGCCAAGGCTCCGCCGCGTTGCATTCTGGCTGCTGGCCGCCTTCATCGCCTACACCCTGTTCGGCTTCCTCGCCGCGCCCGCGATCATGAAATCCGTGCTGGTCAGCCAGGTCACGGAGGCCACCAAGCGCGAAACCTCGGTGGGGGACATCTATTTCAACCCGCTGACCTTCCGCCTGGAACTGTCCGGCCTGCGCATCAAGAACCTCAAGGAGGAGGGCGACCTTCTCTCCCTGAACCACATGGAGGTCGCGCCCGGCGTCTCCACGGTCTGGGAGCTGGCCCCGGTGGTCAGCTATCTCAAGCTCGACGGGCTCAACGTCGACGTGACCTTCTACGGCGACGGCAAGTACTCCATCTCCGACCTGCTCGGCACCCCGGACAGCGTCAACCAGAAGGACGCCGAAAAGAAACCCGAGGAGAAAAAGGGCGCGGTCTTTCCCTTTGCCCTGTACGGCTTCGAGCTGACCAATTCCGCCATCACCTTCGACGACCGGCCCCGCCAAAAGAAGCACGTCATCTCCGACATCCATCTGCGCGTGCCGTTCACCTCGAGCATCGAGGACAAGGTCAAGGAATTCACCCAGCCGATGTTCACGGCCGTGGTCAACGGCGACCCGGTGGAGCTCAAGGGCAAGACCCTGCCCTTCGACAAGACCCTCCTGACCGAGTTCGAGCTGGGCGCGGTGGACGTGGACCTGCACCAGTACTGGAAATACGTGCCCATCAAGACCCCGCTCGAGCTCAAGACCGGACGGTTCACCTCGGACATCTCCCTGTTTTTCGAGCGGCCCGACGCCCAGCGGATCAACCTCTTTCTGGGCGGCGGCGGGACCCTGACCAACCTGGAACTGACCGCGCCCGGAGACGGCCCGGTCTTCTCCTTGAAGAAGCTGGCCTTTGAGATGGAGCGCTTCTCCCTGGGCGACAACGCCCTGATCGTCAAGCGGGTGTCCATGGACCAGCCGTTCTTCAAGGTCGTGCGCCGGGCGGGCGGGGAAATCAATTGGACGGACTATTTCCCGGGCTCCGAGCCCGGGACCACCGGCCCCAAGGTCAAGACCGAGGCGGACACCGATTCGGCCTTTGTCCTGGACGTGCGCAAATTCGAACTCAACGACGGGACCATGGATTTCCGCGACGACCTGGTCAAAGGCGGGTTCAAGCGGACCTTTTCCAAGCTCGACCTGTCCGTGGAAAACCTGTCCACCCGCGAGGCCCAGACCAGCATCTTCAAGGGCTCCTTCGGTGCCGAGGGATTCGTCTACCTCAACGGCGAGACCACCCTGGACCCGCTCGCGGTCAAGGCCACCGTGGCGGGCAAGGACCTGAACGTGCCTGCCTACGGCCCGTACATCAACGAGGCCCAGCCGCTGGTGGTGGACTCCGGCAAGCTCGGCTTTTCCGTGGACATCGCCTATCGTGACCAGGACGGCGAGCCGCGGGTGACCGCGCAAAACGGGACCCTGAACCTGGCCGGGCTGGCCGTGCGCAAGCCCGAGGCCAAGGCGCCGAGCTTCACCCTGGGCGCCCTGGACGTGTCCGGCGCGGCCCTGGACCTGGCCGCCCGGCGGGTGGACGTGGCCGAGGTCAAGCTGACCGGCCCCTCGGCCGAGATCACCCGCGAGAAGGACGGCCGCCTGGATCTGCAGCGGGTCATGGACGAGGCCGCGAAGGCGGGAGACGAAATCGAGACCGGGCAACCGGCCGAGACCGAACCGGAGCAATCCCCCGCCGCCGACGATGCGCCCGAAACGCCCTGGACCGCGACCGTGAAACACTTCGTGGTCGAGGACGGTTCCGCCGACTTCCGCGACCTGGCGCTGAAGGACCCGGCCCGGCTCGGAATCCGCGATTTCAAGCTCGACTCCACCGACATCACCACGGAAAAGGGCGCGGACATACCCTTTGCCCTGAGCGGCGGCTGGACCGGCGGCGGCTGGTTCTCGGTGCGCGGCAAGGCCGCCTTGGAACCGCTGGCCTCCACCGGCTCCATCCGGGTCGAGAAATTCGGGCTGCGCCCCTTGGACGGCTATCTGGCCGAGGACACCGACCTGCTCGTCGCCGACGGCCAGGCCTTCGCCTACCTGGGCTACACCTTCTCCGGCGGCGAGACCCCGAAGTTCACGCTCAAGGGCAGCACCGGGCTGACCGGTCTCAAGGTCAAGACCACTTTCGACGACGCCGAGATGGCGGGCATCGACCGGCTGGACGTCAAGGGCATCGACTTTGCGAGCGAACCCATGACCCTGGCCCTGGGCGAGATCAACCTGGACGGGCCGCGCGCCCTGATCCACCTGGACAAGGACGGCAGGCTGAACGTCCGGCGCGCCCTGCGCCTGCCCGAGCCCGCGCCGCCCGCCGAGGAACGGACGGCCGAGGGCGAGCAGCCCGTGCCCGTGCCCGCGGCCGAGGTCAAAAAGGTCGAGGAGCAAACCGAGGAAAAGGCCGCCGAGGAGAAGCCGTTCTTCGAGACCCTGACCGTGGGCAAGATCGGCATGCAGAATGGCCAGGTCGCCTTCCGCGACGAAAGCGTGCACCCGGCCTTCGCCACCGAGGTCACGGACATGGCCCTGTCCCTGACCGACATCGGCCAGACCGAAGAAGCCCGGCCCAAGGTGGATTTCAAGGCAAAAGTCGGGCCCACGCCCGTGTCCGTGACCGGCGTGGTCAATCCGCTGATCACGCCCATCTATTCGGACCTGGCCATCTCGGTGAACGGCATGGAGCTGGTGCCCCTGACCCCGTACACCCTCAAGAACCTGGCCTATCCCATCCAGAAGGGGCGGCTCTACGCGGACGTGACCTTCAAGACCGACGACTGGGTCCTGGACGCCAAGAACAAGTTCTTCATCGAACAGTTGCAGCTGGGCAAGAAGGACAAGCGGCCCGACGCGCCGAACATCCCGGTGGAGTTCGGCCTGTCCCTGCTCCAGGACTCCAACGGCGACATGCAGCTCAACCTGCCCATCACCGGGCGGCTGGACGACCCCAACTTCCGCATCGGCGGCATCGTGTTCAAGGCCATCATCAACCTGTTGTTCAAGGCCCTGACCTCGCCGTTCTCCCTGATCGGCTCCATGTTCGGCGGCGGGGAAAACATGGACTTCGTGGTCTTCGAGCCCGGCCGGGCGGCGCTCGGCGCCCAGGGCGAGGAGAAGCTCGACACGGTCATCAAGGCCCTGACCGAACGCCGGAAGCTCAAGCTCGAAGTGGACGGCGTCACGGACCCGGCGGCCGACACGAACGGCCTCATCCAGGCCATCCTGGAACGCAAGATCCGGCAGGCCAAGTACGACGACCTGCCCCGGTCCAAGCGGGCCGAAACCTCGGTGGACCAGGTCACGGTCGCGCCCGACGAGTACGAGGACATGCTCTACGAGGCCTATGCCGACGAGCCGGACGAGGAGGACGTCAAGCCCACCACCCTGTTCGTCACCGACCGCCAGCCCGTGGAGGTCATGGAGAAATTCATCCGCGACCGCATCCAGGTCACCGACGAGATGCTCCATCAACTGGCCATGGAGCGTGCGAATGCGGTCAAGGCGTACATCATCGCAAAGAACCCCGAGCTGACGGATCGCGTCTTCCTCCTGGACAAGGACGACAAGTCCGCAGGCAAGACCGGCGTGCCCAAGCATAGAGCCGACCTAGGCATCAACTAG
- a CDS encoding PEP/pyruvate-binding domain-containing protein, with product MGLFDWLRFRKKEKTPEERAEMRRVFATRYDHFRLLIQANTRAHELMGELEEALRGFTPYGMHFVRTLCTRITTSIYQMVRHLGELETQGHDDLVAAMQAINERIMEELEPEAHGVGGELVIDLAEVNRDHADLCGPKMAMLGEAGTSLGLSIPSGFVVTVAAFQRFAKSQGLGAEIDRLIQTMAGDDRESVFQASSSIMQLVMEASLPDDLASAILAAYDRLSERLGSSPDLAVRSSALGEDIEGSSFAGQYRSVLNVDRSSLLDAYKEVVASKYSRQAMAYRLSHGIRDDDVAMSVGCMTMVEAVAGGVAYSGNPVNVRDDRVSISSVWGLPKPVVDGTAGTDEFIVAREPLRLEEVHVADKADMYVCSQHEGVCREELTGDMGAQPSLTEEQALLVARETVRIEEHFGTPQDIEWAMTRDGIFHLLQCRPLMRVSSGEDSAPAANLPEPVLTGGRTASPGVGVGPAFTLRKDVDALSFPDGGVLILRQALPSRAALLDRASALISEQGGMAGHLANVAREFGVPALFGVKDAVGRFENGRILTVDAEGRAVYDGAVEALLKEHPRQRIMRGSPVQGALRKAARHIVRLNLTNPESPEFKPANCRTLHDVMRYCHERAVNVMFEFGTHDDYIEAASRQLICDVPKQFWILNLDDGFSPEGQERKDRCILLEHIVSYPMRMLWEGMQAVPWEGPPPVHGRGLMSVMFEATMNPDLVPSANTRYTQKNYFMVSRNYCSLQSRFGFHFCGVEALVGDRISENYASFQFKGGAANMERRIRRARFVGDLLEMFDFRVRVRQDNMFARVEGLDHDTMGNRLKIIGYLITHTRQLDMIMSDDAAVARRKERFLNDFKLFD from the coding sequence ATGGGCCTGTTCGACTGGCTGCGCTTCCGCAAGAAGGAAAAGACTCCCGAGGAGCGGGCCGAGATGCGCCGCGTCTTTGCCACGCGCTACGACCATTTCCGGCTGCTCATCCAGGCCAACACCCGCGCCCACGAACTCATGGGCGAGCTGGAGGAGGCCCTGCGCGGCTTCACCCCCTACGGCATGCATTTCGTGCGCACCCTGTGCACGCGCATCACCACCTCCATCTATCAGATGGTCCGCCACCTGGGCGAGCTCGAGACCCAGGGCCACGACGACCTGGTCGCGGCCATGCAGGCCATCAACGAGCGGATCATGGAGGAGCTGGAGCCCGAGGCCCACGGGGTGGGCGGCGAACTGGTCATCGATCTCGCCGAGGTCAACCGCGACCACGCCGACCTGTGCGGCCCCAAGATGGCCATGCTCGGCGAGGCCGGGACCAGCCTGGGTCTGAGCATTCCGTCCGGCTTCGTCGTCACCGTTGCGGCCTTCCAGCGGTTCGCCAAGAGCCAGGGGCTCGGCGCGGAGATCGACCGGCTCATCCAGACCATGGCGGGCGACGACCGCGAATCCGTGTTCCAGGCCTCATCCAGCATCATGCAGCTGGTCATGGAGGCGAGCCTGCCGGACGACCTGGCCTCGGCCATCCTGGCCGCCTACGACCGGCTGTCCGAGCGGCTCGGCTCATCCCCGGATCTGGCCGTGCGTTCCAGCGCGCTCGGCGAGGACATCGAGGGCTCCTCCTTTGCGGGCCAGTACCGGTCCGTGCTCAACGTGGACCGCTCCTCCCTGCTCGACGCCTACAAGGAGGTGGTCGCCTCCAAGTATTCCCGTCAGGCCATGGCCTACCGGTTGAGCCACGGCATCCGCGACGACGACGTGGCCATGTCCGTGGGCTGCATGACCATGGTCGAGGCCGTGGCCGGGGGCGTGGCCTACTCCGGCAACCCGGTCAACGTGCGCGACGACCGCGTGTCCATCAGTTCTGTCTGGGGGCTGCCCAAGCCCGTGGTGGACGGCACGGCCGGGACCGACGAATTCATCGTGGCCCGCGAGCCCCTGCGCCTGGAGGAGGTCCACGTGGCCGACAAGGCCGACATGTACGTGTGCAGCCAGCACGAGGGAGTCTGCCGCGAGGAGCTGACCGGGGACATGGGGGCGCAGCCGTCACTGACCGAGGAGCAGGCCCTGCTCGTGGCCCGCGAGACCGTGCGCATCGAGGAGCATTTCGGCACGCCCCAGGACATCGAGTGGGCCATGACCCGGGACGGGATATTCCACCTGCTGCAGTGCCGCCCGCTCATGCGCGTCTCTTCGGGGGAGGATTCCGCGCCCGCCGCCAACCTGCCCGAGCCCGTGCTGACCGGCGGACGGACCGCCAGCCCGGGTGTGGGCGTGGGCCCGGCCTTCACCCTGCGCAAGGACGTGGACGCCTTGTCCTTCCCGGACGGCGGCGTGCTGATCCTGCGCCAGGCCCTGCCCAGCCGGGCGGCGCTGCTGGACCGCGCCAGCGCGCTCATCTCCGAGCAGGGCGGCATGGCCGGGCACCTGGCCAACGTGGCCCGCGAGTTCGGCGTCCCGGCCCTGTTCGGGGTCAAGGACGCGGTCGGCCGGTTCGAGAACGGCCGCATCCTGACCGTGGACGCCGAGGGCAGGGCGGTCTACGACGGCGCTGTGGAAGCCCTGCTCAAGGAGCATCCCCGGCAGCGGATCATGCGCGGCAGCCCGGTTCAGGGCGCCCTGCGCAAGGCCGCCCGCCACATCGTCCGTCTGAACCTGACCAACCCGGAGTCCCCGGAGTTCAAGCCCGCCAACTGCCGGACCCTGCACGACGTCATGCGCTACTGCCACGAGCGGGCCGTGAACGTCATGTTCGAGTTCGGCACCCACGACGACTACATCGAGGCCGCCAGCCGCCAGCTCATCTGCGACGTGCCCAAGCAGTTCTGGATCCTCAACCTGGACGACGGGTTCTCGCCCGAGGGCCAGGAGCGCAAGGACCGCTGCATCCTGCTGGAACACATCGTCTCCTACCCCATGCGGATGCTCTGGGAGGGCATGCAGGCCGTGCCCTGGGAAGGCCCGCCGCCGGTCCACGGCCGGGGGCTCATGTCGGTCATGTTCGAGGCCACCATGAACCCGGACCTGGTCCCGTCCGCAAACACCCGCTACACCCAGAAGAACTACTTCATGGTCTCGAGGAACTACTGCTCGCTTCAGTCCCGTTTCGGCTTCCACTTCTGCGGGGTCGAGGCCCTGGTGGGCGACCGGATCAGCGAGAACTACGCCTCCTTCCAGTTCAAGGGCGGGGCCGCCAACATGGAGCGCCGCATCCGCCGCGCCCGGTTCGTGGGCGACCTCCTGGAGATGTTCGACTTCCGCGTGCGCGTGCGCCAGGACAACATGTTCGCCCGCGTCGAAGGCCTGGACCACGACACCATGGGCAACCGCCTCAAGATCATCGGCTACCTCATCACCCACACCCGCCAACTCGACATGATCATGTCCGACGACGCCGCCGTCGCCCGCCGCAAGGAACGCTTCCTCAACGACTTCAAGCTGTTCGATTAG